ttcttgaggaccatgtgcatccaatggttcaaacattgtatcctgaaggcggtaccgtgtatcaggatgacaatgcaccaatacacacagcaagactggtgaaagattggtttgatgaacatgaaagtgaagttgaacatctcccatggcctgcacagtcaccagatctaaatattattgagccactttggggtgttttggaggagcgagtcaggaaacgttttcctccaccagtatcacgtagtgacctggccactatcctgcaagaagaatggcttaaaatccctctgaccactgtgcaggacttgtatatgtcattcccaagacgtattgacgctgtattggccgcaaaaggaggccctacaccatactaataaattattgtggtctaaaaccaggtgtttcactttcattgtccaacccctgtatatctacCAGTTAAACTGAATGTGTAACATTCAACATATCAAGATCTTTCCAGCAGGgcgtggcgctggtggtgtaggagtTAGGGCACGACCACAtgtagaggctatagtcctcgaagcggccgtcccgggttcgagtcccggacccagaAACCTTTGCCagatgtctccccctctctttgccccttcctgtctgcctactatcaaaatAAAGGTCTATGGTGCCGaaaaaattcttaaaaaaaaaaaaagatctttcCAGCAACATTATCATAAGAAACTGGACTAGATAAAGACAAATCATTGATGGCTAGAAGCTACACACTGTTGTTTTTCCAATGTAGGCTGATGACTTTTGGTCCTTCTATGTTCGGCAGTCTTTCTGGAGCCACCAGAGGCCCATGGCGTCCTGGTCCGGACTCGCCGGTACAACTCTGGCTGGTTTGAGGAGCTGAAAATGGGAGATCTGCAGAGGGAGTGTTTGGAGGAGAAATGTAGCTTCGAGGAGGCCAGAGAGGTGTTTGAACACACGGAGATGACGGTGCGTTATGTCTAAGAAGATGATTTAAACTCTGTGGGAATCATGTTGATAGAAACATCAGGAACCTTGGATCCATAAAcgcctgtttgttttttaccttcTTCCTCAGAATGAGTTCTGGAAGCAGTATTCTGGTAAGCAATGATTGTCCAACATAAACCGAGAAACTTCTGATCCCCGAGTTAGGAGTGGGAGGTCTGTAGCCTCTGCTGCTAAGGGTTGAGGTCTAGTCAGGGTAAAGAACAGCACATCTCCATTAACCTCTAGGGtttccattttggcttcatctACCTGTGATAACTGACGACAGTTTataatttgtgttgtgtttctgtATACTTAAGGTTGGGCTAAAATAAGTTTAGAACATGAAAAACTGTAGATTTAATTTGAGATCAACAGTTACAGAAATGTAATTGATTATCACAAGCAACATCACTTCCTACAGTAAGTCATTCTCTTATCGACCTCAAGGAGACAACAACCGTAATGTgggatatttctgttaaatgatAACCGTGTGTTTCTGTCTAAGTCCCTGACAGCTGTAAATCCGGTCCCTGTCAGAACGGAGGGACCTGCATCACTGATGGAGCGTCCTACGCCTGCTTATGTTTTCCTCTGTTCAGGGGAGTCAACTGTGAACTCGGTGAGCAAGGATGGTAATGTTTTACAGCAGTTATCACTCGCCGGACAGTAAAACAAGATTACCCAATTAAATGGAGGCAGGAATAAAGATGAGGTCTGAATCAGGGGCTGTTTTAAACTCAGAATTAGGGTTAGAGTTGCTTTAGGTGCCCAACTAGAATCTCTGGTAGACTCAGAGTAAAGAGTTTATACTTTGGTCATTAAATGTTGTTTCTCATGTCAAACTCAAAGATACTAAAACTTTAGAGTAAACTGGAGTAAGCTGTAGtattgtaaaataatgatttagtcAAAATAACCAAAAAGCTAAAATTAACAAAATCATAAACCCTTTAAATTTCCTCATggaaaaattcaattcagttcagttttatttaaatagagccaactcacaacacatgttgtctcaaggcactcaaagtcaattcaatcgaatcataaagatttcaagtcaggttcatatttTCTAATTAAACCCAACTATCAGTCAGATTCAGCTATTTactcaaattggataaaaagtttttctatctaaggaaacccagcagattgcatccagtcagtgacttgcagcattcactcctcctggatgagcatgtagagacagtggacagtcactggtgttgactttgcagcaatccctcatactgagcatgcatgtagcgacagtggagaggaaaaactcccttttaacaggaagaaacctccagcagaaccagaaccaggctcagtgtgagcggccacctaccacgaccgactgggggtttaagagaacagagcagagacacaaagagaacaaagaagcactgatccaggagtactttctgtgggaaggaaaagtaaatgttaatggatgtagctcctttagtcgtttcatctagaaagaaagaacagataaactctgatccagttttcaaggttagagtctgaaagagagaacatagagttagttacagtagaagctcagtcagtagccatgtctaggagagagaaagggttaaacactgaaagaccagaccatgtggatcatctgtagaaggtgagcattaagttgttaccaacagaagcttggacgatgcccctctccagaaaggtgtcacaggtagacacagagtcaggccaggtgtagcttctaggaagagaaaagagagaacataaagttaaaagctgaaataacagcaaataatgcataattggagagtagtatgagaatgtagcaaagagggtgaaagtggtcattatgtcctccagcagcctaagcctatagcagcataactacagagatagctcaggataaactaagccactctaactataagatttatcaaaaaggaaagttttaagcctagccttaaaagtagacagggtgtctgcctcacggactaaaactgggagctggttccacaggagaggagcctgataactaaaggatctgcctcccattctacttctagagactctaggaaccaccagtaaacctgcagtctgagaacaaagtgctctgttaggaacatatggaccaatcagatctctgatgtatgatggagctagatcattaagggctttatatgtgaggaggagaattttaaattctattctggatttaacagggagccaatgaagggaagctaaaataggagaaatatgatctctctttttaattttcatcagaactcttgctgcagcattttgaatcagctgaaggcttttaactgcattttgtgaacatcctgatagtaaagaattacaatagtccagccttgaagtaacaaatgcatggactagtttttcagcgtcactcctggacaggatatttctaattttggcaatgttctggagatgaaagaaggaaatcctagaaacctgtttaatatgggatttaaatgacatgtcctagtcaaagttaacacctaggttttttactttatcactGGAGCATAtctatagtaaagagaattgggccaagtactgaaccctgtggtactccacaattaaccctggagtttaaagatgatttatcatttacatgaacaaactggaatctgtcagacagataagatttaaaccagcctagcgctgttcccctgatccctacaacatattccagcctttttaagagaatattatgatcgactggatcaaatgcagcactgagatctaacagaaccagaacagacacaagtccattatctgaggccataagaatatcattagtgactttcagcagagctgtttcagtgctatgatgagctctgaaacctgactgaaactcttcaaacaggtcattgctgtataaatgttcacacatttaattagcaactattttctcaagaacttTAGATAAGagtggaagattggatataggtctgtaatttattaagtcatctcaatcaagcgaaggtttcttaagtaaaggtttaattacagctaccttaaaagcctgtggttctgatccatttactaaagatagattaatcatatctacaatggggctggtaatcagagggaacacttccttaaataatttggttgagattgggtctaacatacaagttgaaggtttagatgaagctaatatttctgataactcacgaagctccacaggatcaaaacagtccaaacacaaatcaggttctgcagttatttccaatgttgtctcacttgctgaggatgaagtaatcatcttcaggagtatgtcaaagattttatttttaatagaatcaattttatttaagaagaatcccataaagtcatgactgctaagagctaagggaatggatggctcaacagatctatgactctgtgtaagtttagcaactgtactaaagagaaacctggGATTATTTTTCGTACCTTCATTTCCCCACAATAAACAGCCAACATCATCATTTCCTGATCAGTCATACAGCGTTTTAAAATGGATCTGTGTTTTCAGAACAGCAGAAGGAGCCTGACATTTGTCTGCTGCAGAACGGAGGCTGCGAACATTTCTGCGATGAAGACACGTATGGACGAAGACTAGCGTGTTCATGTGCTGATGGTTACAAGCTGGACACTGATGGACGAAGCTGCATCACAGAAGGTTTACTTCAGTTCTGTCTCGATTTCAGCctggagaaaaacacacaaaaccctTTATATTTGACTGAATCCTTTTAGTGACACAATAATCATCTTGGGTGTGAAAACTTACATTCAAAAACTTACATGAATTTACAttaatttttatgtttacatCAATGTTGGTCAgaataaaaaactgtaaaactaatatattcatttaaattctttaaaagTTAACTTTTAGGTTTTAATAAATGCTTAAATTAATaagttaaataaatttaaataaataataataaataagacTCAACATTCATATTTATTATTCTATTTATTGTACTGTAAAATAAACCCAACAGTGGTCTTTGTTATGGTCTTCAAAGATTCATCTCCTCaggtatttaaataataaataaatatttttatttttgttgtttggtgAATATTATTGATTGATTTAAAGTTACCTACATCAACTAGTTCTGAAACAATTTTTCTTTCaaccttttaatttattttctttgcataTGTTGCAACAATAAAAGTACCGAAAACATGTATAAGAGACGCATTTCTCTGAAAACAAGATGTTTTTGAGTGTTGATAATACCTGAAATTTGAACAGAAAAAGCATCTTCTGCACTTCATATTCCTCAAAGATCTGCTTCATTGTGTAGAAACGCCAAAAATCCTGATGTGACCTCAGTGACATGTTTGATCAGATGATCGCATCACAGTTTACTGTATAACGGTAATCGAAACTCTGGATGTTGTTTCTGCAAAAAGCTATTCTTTGGTTTCCTCAAAAATGTGTCAATCAAGAATGATAACTTAAATggtatttatacattttcaaatgaCAAAGGGTCTAGTATAGATCCCTGTGGGACAccactttttaaaaagaagtgGGTACTTATTTAGTAACAAATGAACACTCTTAAGAGGTTTAAAATTAATTGTTAGTTGAATTATTTTGTCATAAATTAGTGTTGGTAAAATCCTTGCAgatatttgttttcttattgTTGTTTCAGAGCAAATCGCATGTGGCACAGTCCCCGTCCTACAGGACGTAACAAAAGACAACCTGCTGAGAATTGTGGGAGGAACCGAGTGTCCGAAAGGCGAATGCCCTTGGCAGGTAGGTGGAAGATAAAGGAACAGTTCATATATTTAATGCAGGCGGTTGACTGGATAGTTACAGTTACAGAGGAGAGCAGCTCGATGTGGAGGCAGATGTTTAATGGAACAGCTGGGACAAACTTAAACACGTTTTTAATAATTGCTTGGTACTGTTCTCGTTTGTTGTCTGAAGGTTTTGCTGATTTATAAAGGCAAGGGTTTCTGTGGAGGAGTGATTTATAAACCAACATGGATCCTCACAGCGTCTCACTGCCTAGAGAACACCAACCCACAGTTACTGAAAGTGGTCGCAGGTACAAATCCCTTCCTTTAACAGCAAAGCAGCAATTTATAACATTTGTGTCTACTCAAacctctgaacaaggggtttTTCCAACTTCAGTTGTAGGGAAAGAGGTGGTGTTTATCCTGCTGGGTTTTTCCATTTAATGTTTGCAGAAACTGTGTTCCTGTTTTGTCCTTCAGGTGAACATGACATTATGGTTAACGAGTCCACTGAGCAGGTCATCCAAGTTGTAGAGATCATCATGCATGAGAACTACATGACGAGAACTGCTGACAACGATATTGGCCTACTACGCCTAGCGTCTCCAATAGTTTACTCGCCGTACGCGGTCCCGATCTGCTTGCCAACGCAACCGCTGGCTGAACGTGAACTCTGGGCGGTGGACCTGCACACAGTGAGCGGTTGGGGGAAGCGGAGCGAGAACGGGCCCACTTCAGTCGTCCTTAGACGTACCAAGGTGCCCCGCATACGAAAGCAGACCTGCAAAGAGGAAAGCGGCGTGCTGCTCACTGAGAACATGTTCTGTGCTGGGTACCTGGATGGTCGGACAGACTCATGTAAAGGTGACAGCGGTGGCCCATTGGTGACAACGTACAAGAAGACACATTTCCTGCTAGGGATCGTCAGCTGGGGGAAGGGCTGTGCCCGACCAGGCAACTACGGCATCTACACTCGAGTGTCCAACTACCTGGAGTGGATCCACAACCGAACAGCAACACCAGCTCAGAGTGAAAACACCACAGAGACTGACCTTAGCTCTGCTACATTAACTGTACAGTAATTGTTCCATATCAGTACCTAATTCTGTAGTTTTACCCATAAATGTTTGTTGAGAACCATTTATGCAAATAGATtaagtttaaactgaaaaaatcgTAATTCTTTTGTGCAACAAGTTGGAACTGATTAACTTTTAACACAATTCAGATAATCTGAGATACTGAGAGTGTTGCTGCTTGGACAAGAGAggttcttcatggtttgttGTGTAAAAGGCTAAAGGTTTGTACAATCTGAgtcaataaagaaaatattttatggttTATCTGTTTGCTAAATGAAAAAGTTACAAGAAATTCTCAAATTCACAACTAGGAGGGGTGTGAACATTTCTCTTAGTAAATCTGTTTCTAATGGGCCTCTTGACCTAAAATTGCCACCATGTTTGTATCAAGATAGATAATAGAAATAACTGACAAATAATTCATCAATTAGTTAATGAGCAGAAGACCTTGAAAATGTCTCTACTGTATGGAGAAAACTTTCTCATGTCTGGCTCAGGATTGACTCTGCCTCATTGTTTCACACAAGCCGTCGTTGAATCCTAAAAGTTCTGGGGTTCTGATCTCTGCACTCGGGTCTTTAATTCTTTCTATTGGTTGAGacttttaatttctttctcTCAGAccagctgtgtgtttgtgttctttgtgttgtTGAAAATACCAGCCTCCTTTCATCTTCGGATTAAAAAAGACCCACCACATGATGATCCCACCACCAAACCTCGCTGTAGGTATGGTGTTGCTGGGGTGATAAACAGAGCCCTCGCTCCTCCAAGCATGGCGGATGCAATGACATCCAAAGAGGTCAATTATACCATGATGTTCTCCCAGTCGTTTATTGGTTCTCCAAATGCTCTGCATCAGAACTGCCATCAGTGTGTTTCGTAACAACAGGGTTGTTCTTTTCAGTTAAGAGATTCTTCCTGTGCAAAGAAGGTCATCAGTAGGACTTTAACAGCTGAGATTAATAAACACTGATAGAAAGCAAGTTTTCTTTCTGAATGCTGACAGATTCCAGCTGCTTCCTATGCCTGCAGACCACCTCTTTACCTACtgtgtttaatatttattttacttttttgacattctcaatcagctatctatgaaagagataatgttgtgtgttgtatgaataaaaaggatgaaatttaagtaatggttttaaactgtaaacaaaataaacgctgtaactaaaagtttgaggagcaccaatgtaagaattaaagcctctgtttaagaggaagtgtaacattgagtgagacaggaatagagcagatgttcaggaattggggaagtgagagctgtagcttATAGCACAAGGCTGATGACTGAGGCGGGGTCGCAGGTcaaagaagaggccagcagacagctcaggactgaggtgatgatggcatgtctgatatggacacAAGATCACCTTATGTCATGAGTGACCAATGGGgcagccatggcaacaaccactggccaatgagcacaaagagt
This DNA window, taken from Girardinichthys multiradiatus isolate DD_20200921_A chromosome 24, DD_fGirMul_XY1, whole genome shotgun sequence, encodes the following:
- the LOC124861467 gene encoding coagulation factor VII-like, which gives rise to MKSTMLLRVFIAFVFTLQGSQPASVFLEPPEAHGVLVRTRRYNSGWFEELKMGDLQRECLEEKCSFEEAREVFEHTEMTNEFWKQYSVPDSCKSGPCQNGGTCITDGASYACLCFPLFRGVNCELEQQKEPDICLLQNGGCEHFCDEDTYGRRLACSCADGYKLDTDGRSCITEEQIACGTVPVLQDVTKDNLLRIVGGTECPKGECPWQVLLIYKGKGFCGGVIYKPTWILTASHCLENTNPQLLKVVAGEHDIMVNESTEQVIQVVEIIMHENYMTRTADNDIGLLRLASPIVYSPYAVPICLPTQPLAERELWAVDLHTVSGWGKRSENGPTSVVLRRTKVPRIRKQTCKEESGVLLTENMFCAGYLDGRTDSCKGDSGGPLVTTYKKTHFLLGIVSWGKGCARPGNYGIYTRVSNYLEWIHNRTATPAQSENTTETDLSSATLTVQ